One Tachypleus tridentatus isolate NWPU-2018 chromosome 3, ASM421037v1, whole genome shotgun sequence DNA window includes the following coding sequences:
- the LOC143247783 gene encoding ras-related protein Rab-14-like has product MAAGPYNYSYIFKYIIIGDMGVGKSCLLHQFTEKKFMADCPHTIGVEFGTRIIEVCGQKIKLQIWDTAGQERFRAVTRSYYRGAAGALMVYDITRRSTYNHLSSWLTDARNLTNPNTVIFLIGNKSDLDGQRDVTYEEARQFAEENGLMFVEASAKTGENVEEAFLETAKKIYQNIQDGSLDLNAAESGVQHKPSAPRTLNNDQQPSKESCAC; this is encoded by the exons ATGGCTGCAGGTCCATATAATTATTCCTACATTTTCAAGTACATCATAATAGGAGATATGGGTGTTGGAAAATCATGTCTATTGCACCAGTTTACGGAAAAAAAGT TTATGGCAGACTGTCCTCACACTATTGGAGTAGAATTTGGCACCCGAATTATTGAGGTGTGTGGACAAAAGATCAAACTTCAGATCTGGGATACTGCTGGTCAGGAAAGATTTCGAGCTGTGACCAGAAGCTATTACAGAGGTGCAGCAGGGGCCCTAATGGTTTACGACATCACCAG AAGGAGTACTTACAACCACTTGAGCAGCTGGCTGACAGATGCACGAAACTTAACAAATCCAAATACG GTTATATTCCTTATCGGAAACAAAAGCGATTTGGATGGCCAGAGAGATGTAACATATGAAGAGGCCAGGCAGTTTGCTGAAGAAAATG GCCTAATGTTTGTTGAAGCTAGTGCAAAGAC TGGAGAGAATGTTGAAGAAGCCTTCCTTGAAACAGCTAAGAAGATTTATCAAAACATCCAAGATGGAAG TCTTGACCTCAATGCAGCAGAATCTGGTGTACAACACAAGCCATCAGCTCCTAGAACTCTTAACAATGACCAACAACCTTCCAAGGAAAGCTGTGCATGTTAG
- the LOC143247784 gene encoding Golgi-associated plant pathogenesis-related protein 1-like, with translation MFGIKKKETPVKQWKKTVVTKTYTEELNQKEFYSQTSDTNKGPSCHQEFQKYCTISTTTDKSGKPNTTKTIVKEERTVTYNQKQPNIISDKSLPSHGISFKSITPNKKSYVTTAPPESIKHKPTKAVNVKPLPSTPSVESSGKFPDECLQWHNHYRAKHGVPLLKLSTELCSYAQVWANHLAKTDSFQHRTDRKYGENIYMSWSSNPTAQISGKIPVDSWYSEIKDYTFGKEPLSLSSGHFTQVVWRSSTELGVAQARSKTNKIIVVANYNPAGNMVGSFAANVPSPK, from the exons ATGTTTGGGATCAAGAAGAAAGAGACACCTGTTAAACAGTGGAAAAAGACTGTCGTTACAAAGACATACACTGAG GAGTTGAACCAAAAAGAATTTTACTCTCAAACAAGTGATACCAATAAGGGACCATCCTGTCATCAAGAATTCCAAAAATACTGTACTATATCGACAACGACAGACAAAAGCGGTAAGCCTAATACTACCAAAACCATTGTAAAAGAAGAGAGAACTGTCACCTATAACCAAAAGCAGCCGAATATCATTAGTGATAAAAGTCTTCCTAGTCATGGAATCTCATTCAAATCAATTACTCCTAACAAGAAATCTTACGTGACCACAGCCCCACCTGAGAGCATTAAACATAAGCCAACCAAAGCGGTAAATGTGAAACCCCTACCTTCCACGCCTTCTGTCGAAAGTAGTGGTAAGTTTCCTGATGAATGTCTCCAGTGGCACAATCACTACAGAGCGAAGCATGGCGTCCCCCTTCTGAAGCTTTCTACTGAA TTATGTTCCTACGCTCAAGTGTGGGCTAACCATCTAGCGAAGACCGACAGCTTTCAGCATCGCACTGATCGCAAGTATGGGGAGAACATCTACATGAGCTGGTCGTCTAATCCTACGGCCCAGATCTCTG GGAAAATTCCAGTAGACAGCTGGTATAGTGAGATCAAAGACTATACTTTCGGTAAAGAACCACTTTCTCTATCGTCAG GTCATTTCACACAGGTGGTGTGGCGCTCCAGTACCGAACTAGGAGTGGCTCAAGCACGAAGTAAAACTAACAAGATAATTGTAGTTGCAAACTACAATCCCGCTGGCAACATGGTTGGTAGTTTTGCCGCAAATGTTCCTTCCCCTAAATGA